One Lottiidibacillus patelloidae genomic region harbors:
- a CDS encoding ABC transporter ATP-binding protein: MDTFKRLKEFYLPYKGYFIWSMISLLFVTSITVVYPMILQFTIDDVVGKEKYDLIPMLAIGFVILWGIKGVATYFHQYCGDLFGIRSVYALRNALYKKLQYLPFRYYDNAKTGDLMSRLTADVEGFRFFLSFGFAQLFHFILLVGLSLTVMFYYSVPLALVTLIAMPFLAVTVFRFDKRVHPAFKGIRKSFAKLNTKVQENISGMNTVKALSREDFEINSFVDKNGDYKNQFITTSNIWAKYFPLMELIGNLCVVAILSLGGYLVMNNELQPGELVAFFSLVWYILGPLMNLGFIINMFSQSKASGERLIEVLDADEEIVDNSTAEAVETIKGDVEFRNVSLKYIDEEDEVDLKNISFKAKQGSVIGLIGATGSGKTSITQLMSRFYEPTSGEILIDGKPLNNYTIESLRKHIGFVLQESFLFSSSIKDNISYGNPDASMEEIVAAAKRAQAHDFICELPEGYETRLGERGMGLSGGQKQRIAIARSILINPSILVLDDATSAVDMETETRIQKELSEVMENRTTFVIAHRISSVKDADEILVLEDGEIVERGTHKQLITNEGGYYRRIYDIQYKDRATVLAEQTV; the protein is encoded by the coding sequence ATGGATACATTTAAAAGGTTAAAAGAGTTTTACTTACCGTATAAAGGTTATTTTATATGGTCAATGATTTCGTTATTATTCGTAACGTCAATTACTGTTGTTTACCCAATGATTCTTCAATTTACAATTGATGATGTCGTTGGAAAAGAAAAGTACGATTTAATTCCAATGCTAGCAATCGGGTTTGTTATCTTGTGGGGAATTAAAGGAGTAGCGACATATTTCCACCAATATTGTGGTGACTTGTTCGGTATCCGCTCCGTTTACGCTCTTCGAAATGCTCTTTACAAAAAACTACAATACTTACCATTTCGTTATTATGACAATGCAAAAACTGGAGACTTAATGTCACGTTTAACAGCTGACGTTGAAGGGTTCCGCTTCTTTTTATCATTCGGATTTGCACAACTTTTCCACTTTATTTTATTAGTAGGATTAAGTTTGACAGTTATGTTTTATTATTCAGTACCACTTGCATTAGTTACATTAATTGCAATGCCATTTTTAGCTGTTACAGTCTTTCGCTTTGATAAGCGCGTACATCCAGCATTTAAAGGAATACGTAAATCATTTGCTAAGTTAAATACGAAGGTGCAAGAAAATATTAGTGGGATGAATACTGTAAAGGCACTTTCAAGAGAAGATTTTGAGATTAATAGTTTCGTAGATAAAAATGGAGATTATAAGAACCAGTTTATTACGACATCTAACATTTGGGCAAAGTATTTCCCATTAATGGAGTTAATCGGAAATCTTTGTGTCGTAGCAATTCTTTCTCTTGGTGGATATCTAGTAATGAATAACGAATTACAGCCAGGGGAATTAGTAGCTTTCTTTAGTCTCGTTTGGTACATTTTAGGACCATTAATGAACTTAGGATTTATCATTAATATGTTCTCGCAATCAAAAGCATCAGGTGAGCGCTTAATTGAGGTGCTTGATGCAGATGAGGAAATTGTAGATAACTCAACTGCGGAAGCGGTAGAAACAATTAAAGGTGATGTTGAGTTTCGTAATGTGTCATTAAAATATATTGACGAAGAAGATGAGGTAGACTTAAAAAATATTTCGTTTAAAGCAAAACAAGGGTCTGTCATAGGTTTAATCGGGGCAACTGGATCTGGTAAAACGAGTATCACGCAATTAATGTCTCGTTTTTATGAGCCTACTTCTGGTGAAATTTTAATCGATGGAAAACCACTAAACAATTATACAATTGAAAGTTTACGTAAGCATATCGGTTTCGTATTACAAGAGTCATTTTTATTCTCGTCTTCGATTAAAGACAACATTTCTTACGGAAATCCTGACGCAAGTATGGAGGAAATTGTTGCTGCAGCGAAACGTGCACAAGCGCATGACTTTATTTGCGAACTGCCTGAAGGTTACGAGACTCGTTTAGGTGAACGAGGAATGGGATTGTCAGGTGGTCAAAAGCAGCGAATTGCAATTGCCCGATCTATTTTAATCAATCCTAGCATTCTAGTTTTAGATGATGCGACTTCTGCGGTTGATATGGAAACGGAAACTCGCATACAAAAAGAATTAAGTGAAGTAATGGAAAATCGTACAACGTTCGTTATTGCTCATCGTATTTCATCTGTAAAAGATGCTGATGAAATCTTAGTGTTAGAAGATGGAGAGATAGTAGAACGAGGTACACATAAACAGTTAATTACAAATGAAGGTGGCTATTACCGCCGCATCTATGATATTCAATATAAAGACCGTGCTACTGTATTAGCAGAGCAAACAGTTTAG